The DNA window CATAACATTTTACACCTTTTACTTCATCCGGCACAAGAATTTTTGCCATAATACGGGCAACAGCGTGTGGTGTATAATATTCAGCATACTTACCACCGCTATCTGTGTTGTAATCTTTAATTAAATATTCAAAAATAGTTGCAAAGAAATCATATTTTTGAACAAACATTTCTTCAAAAGAAAACTCAAATAATTTATTAATCAATGCTTTTGCAAAAGCATCACGTTGAGAAGCATCAGAGATGAACTGAGTAAGCTCATCAAACAATGTATCTTTTGCACCACTAAATGATTTTACCGAAAACACATCAGCGTTTTCAATTGATATTTGTCTTAAAGTATCATCAAATGTTTTTCCAAAATCACTGTCATTTTGAATTGCGAACAAATGCGAAATCAAATGATCAGGATGTAATCTTGGAATATTAGGATCCAAGCTTGCCAGTAGAAACTGATACTCGTCATCACTCATCTCACGAAGTGCTTTAGAAAAATTCTCAGCATCTGCAAGTTGAGGTTGCTCTTCTTTTATCGCAAAGCGGAATTTATCATTAAGAAATTTATATAGAAATATTTGCGTAATAATCTTGAATTCATTTCCGTCATTTCCGAGTCCGTAATTGGCACATACACTTTTAAGATTATCGATTAAAGATTTTGTTTTAGTAATAAAGTTTATATCTTGAGTCATTATCTATATTGATATTGTTGTAAATATTCTTGCGAAATTAATTGATTTATTTTTTCTGTCGTTGAAAAGTCAAGACCTATATTTTCTTTTTTCTTAAATTCATTGACTACAATTTGCATCAGGTATCTCTTAAAATAAGCTTCATTTTTTACCATTTCCTCCTGATTGGTAATTGTCTCATCAACTTGGAGTTTAACCTGCATCAATGCCCGGTGAAGCTGTGATTCTTTTGTGTTTAAAGTTCCTTTTTCTGATAAACGTTTATGAATTCTGGCGTACTTATCGTCACTGTCATATTTAGCTTTTAGCAAGGCGTTTTTTCGGTTTAATTCTTTTGCCTGGTCATAGATTTTCTGAAGGAGATGCATATTTTCTACCATATCTTCCTGAGTCACCTCACTAAGATTTTTTTTCTTGAAAATTCTTTCTAATTCAGCTCTTAGACTTACAAATTCAGAATCTAGCTGATCAAAATTAGTTTGTAGAGATTCTCTGGCTTTCCGTAGAATGTTTTTAAATTCATCAGCAAGTACCAATTCACTTTCATCGACTTTAACAAATTGAAAAATTATATCCTCTAAAGCTTCAGTTAAAAGATTTCGGTTAGCTTCTTCGTTTCCGATGCTTTCTACAAGATTGAGATTGTCAAGTCGATTTTGCGTTTCAATTAATAGACGATTGAGAAGTTCAAAATCTGTTAAGCCTTTTAAAGCTTCATAGCCATTTATGGCAATTAGATTTTTTAACTCTTTTGCAGTTCGTAAAGCCTTTACAAGTCTAAGAAGTTCTTGCTTGTCATTTAATTCGGCAATTTGTTGAGAAAACACTTCTTTATTAACTGTGTCATAATGAAATAATGTATCTTTTATTTCTTCAATTTCTTGTCTAATCTCTTCTTCAGATTTAAATAGATGAGAGTACATTTCCATTTCGTCACCCAGCTGTTCCTGCAATTCATCAAAATAGAGTTTATTGGTGCGATCAAAGGCCTTTGAAATGTCAGCAAAATCTACAACATATCCGTATCGGTATTTTTTGTAAGGACGATTAACTCTTGTAAGTGTCTGCAATAAATTATGATCTTGTATGACCCGCGCTAAATATAATTTTTTCAATCGTTTAGCATCAAAGCCTGTTAACAGCATATTATAAACAAACAAAATATCGACGTGTCCTTTTTTATACGCCTTTATAAGTTCTTTTCGAACCAGCTTGTCATTTTCATCGTATAAAATTAAAGAGGCAGTCAATTTTGGTTCATCTTTTAAGCCATATTTTGCTTTTGGTTCTGCAACCATCAATATGCTTGCATCTGTTTCCTGTTCGCCATATTTCTTCTGAAACAAACGGAATAACTCCTTTGCCTGGTCTGCAGAATCACAAACTACCATCCCTCCCAGAGTAGCATCTTGCTGATCTTTACGGAATTTTATTAAATCATTACAAATATAATCTAATAATGGCTCTGCAAACCTTGTATTTTTGTAAATGTCTTTTGCAGAAATATCACCACGTAAAACTTTAATCTCATCAATGACATTCTGCATTTGCATTTTAAAATTACCCTCTATTTGCTCCCTTATCAATCGGAGCGTATATCCATCAGCAATAGACATATTGTAGTAATACTTATGGATATAATTTCCAAAAAGTAGTTTTGAATCATAATCTTTTGCAACTTCCTTTAATAATGGTGTTCCGGTAAGTGCAATTTTGATTGCATTTTTATCAGAATTAATAAGGTTTGCAAGATAATTTCCTTTCGGATTATATGAACGGTGCGCTTCATCTAAAAAATAGATTCTTTGAACATTTATATCATAGTTTAAATCCTTTAAAACTGTAGCGTCTTCAGAAAATTTCTGGATATTAACAACCGTAATTTCAGATTTACCACTATTATTGTGGATAGCTCCTATAGTTTTTAAACTTTCAACAAAATCTGCTTTTGAATTAACCTTTTTTACACAAAGTTCTCTGTTAGAAAATTCTGTTGCAGCTTGCTCTAATAAATCTAAACGGTCTACAACAAAATAAAATTTTGGAATAATTTTCTTTTTTGCAAAATAATAAGTTAAATATTTAACATTATAAAAAGCTAATGCAGTTTTACCTGAACCTTGAGTGTGCCAGATAATTCCTTTATTCTGCCCTAAATCAATTTTTGAAGCGATTGCTTGAGTTGCAAAAATTTGAGGATAGCGCATAATGTGCTTTTGAAAAACGGGTTTACCTATATTCTCTTCTTTCACATAAGCAATTGCAAACTGAAGAATAAACTGTAATCTCTCTTTGCTAAAAAGAGAAGTAAGAATTTTATTGGTAGGACTATTTTCACTTTTATTAGTGATAAAATCTGGGTTATGCTTAATAACAATCAAATTATTATCTCTTAAAATGTCCAATTCTTTGTCCTCGCTTAACTCTAACAATCTTTCTTTTACAAGATAATCTAAATCTTCTCTAAAATAATTAAATGATATATTGGAGTAAGCAGAAGTTGCATAATAAGCTCCAAAAATGGGCTCAACTAAGCCATCTTCATATTCCATATTATTGGAAAATACCATAAGTTGAGTAATGTTTGCAAAACGTCTAAAATGTTTATTTCCAAACCTTTCATTGATGCGTCTACGTTCAGCGATAACTCCATCTTTATTATGAGGTTTTTTCACCTCTACAAAAGCTAATGGTATTCCATTAACGAGAATTGTAATGTCCGGACGATATTCTTCATCGCCGGATTTGCAGGTTAATTCAGTTGTGATGTGAAAATCATTGTTTGAAAAATTTTCAAAATCAATTAATTTAATACCGGAAGTCGATGTTAAACGTTCATAGAATTTTTTTCCAAGATCCTCAAA is part of the Chryseobacterium camelliae genome and encodes:
- a CDS encoding type I restriction endonuclease produces the protein MSFNEDSRVKIPAILHLLRLGYQYISLKKQNRIEENNIFPSIFLPKIAEINSISEAEAQRFLDEINLELDFEDLGKKFYERLTSTSGIKLIDFENFSNNDFHITTELTCKSGDEEYRPDITILVNGIPLAFVEVKKPHNKDGVIAERRRINERFGNKHFRRFANITQLMVFSNNMEYEDGLVEPIFGAYYATSAYSNISFNYFREDLDYLVKERLLELSEDKELDILRDNNLIVIKHNPDFITNKSENSPTNKILTSLFSKERLQFILQFAIAYVKEENIGKPVFQKHIMRYPQIFATQAIASKIDLGQNKGIIWHTQGSGKTALAFYNVKYLTYYFAKKKIIPKFYFVVDRLDLLEQAATEFSNRELCVKKVNSKADFVESLKTIGAIHNNSGKSEITVVNIQKFSEDATVLKDLNYDINVQRIYFLDEAHRSYNPKGNYLANLINSDKNAIKIALTGTPLLKEVAKDYDSKLLFGNYIHKYYYNMSIADGYTLRLIREQIEGNFKMQMQNVIDEIKVLRGDISAKDIYKNTRFAEPLLDYICNDLIKFRKDQQDATLGGMVVCDSADQAKELFRLFQKKYGEQETDASILMVAEPKAKYGLKDEPKLTASLILYDENDKLVRKELIKAYKKGHVDILFVYNMLLTGFDAKRLKKLYLARVIQDHNLLQTLTRVNRPYKKYRYGYVVDFADISKAFDRTNKLYFDELQEQLGDEMEMYSHLFKSEEEIRQEIEEIKDTLFHYDTVNKEVFSQQIAELNDKQELLRLVKALRTAKELKNLIAINGYEALKGLTDFELLNRLLIETQNRLDNLNLVESIGNEEANRNLLTEALEDIIFQFVKVDESELVLADEFKNILRKARESLQTNFDQLDSEFVSLRAELERIFKKKNLSEVTQEDMVENMHLLQKIYDQAKELNRKNALLKAKYDSDDKYARIHKRLSEKGTLNTKESQLHRALMQVKLQVDETITNQEEMVKNEAYFKRYLMQIVVNEFKKKENIGLDFSTTEKINQLISQEYLQQYQYR